AACAACAAATAATTCCATGAAATCATTAAACCGATAATCAGTTTGCCTCACCTGCCGTGGGGCTTTTTTATTTGAGCAGTCCCTGCCTGATTTACGATTTGGCAGAAACCTGGCGATACAAATCAATAAAAGAAGCAATAGATCTGATGATACCACAAAAGAACATCATTTATAATCTGCCATTTTTAAAATATATTACATTTTAATATCATTTTGATACATATATTTATTATTTTTAATAATATTAATTTTTTGGTTATATATTTGAATTAGAAAATTAACTGAAAACAGATTCATCAGTTTGAATCGTACACACCAATCACTAAAACAGAATATCATGTTAACGCACTTTATTTCTCCGAAGGACTGCCTGATCAAGGTGATGCACAAGTCCTTTTCTATTCCCGTCAATGGTCAGTAATTATTATCATATAGTTTTCTTAATTATTTCCGAATTTTAAATTTTTACCGATCATGATTTTTGAAGATGAACATTCTGTATTACAGGATAGCCACAACCTTTCGTTTGTAAAAAATATTATTAACTTCCAGGGAGACAAATCTTTTATATTGAATTCCCTACAGAAAATAAAGAACAATACACTCTGTAAGATAAAGAGGAAAACCATCAACAAGCTTATAAAAGATTATACCCGCCACCTGAATTATATTGAAAACGAAGATATCGGTTCAAAACCCGATAACTATGAGCTTTCCCCGGTGTACGCTCGCAGGTCCTACAACAAGGTGGTCCGGGAAAACGAATACCTGGAAAAGGTAATGGCCCTCTTAATGAATCAATAACAGCCTTCCTCCGGATGTCTGATCAGTACAGTCAGCAGATCCGGAGGATTATTTATCTTTAAAAAATTTAAGATGAATTGTCAGTCTGTTAAAAATATACATTCCGAATAATACATACCCTTCCCTTGCCTTGTCTTTTACTTTGCATGATAGCTTCTTATCAGCTCCATTTTATTGCCCGATTTACAAATTTAATTTTACACCAGCTTCACGCCGCTTTTACATATTAATTCACATCAATTTGATTAAAGCTCTTATGGCCCAATCTGTAATATGCCATGTAAGGGCTGTAAATTTAATTTTTACAACAACTTTGTAACAATAAGATAAGCAAATTATGTATTGATAATCAAAATATTAACTTAAATCACCCAATTGTAATTTAAATATTAAAAATATTATTCACTCCATAAGGCATGGTATTTGCAATTAAAATTTTACCATATTACCTAATATACAGTAATAACATTTAACACACAGAATATTATGAACGTTGCAGATCTAAAAATCAAGAATTTAGTAGAATACAAAAATCAGATCTATAATATTACTGAAATTTTTCAGGATAATGAGAGAGACTATTTTGTGAAGATTGAAAATGACATCCACAGTTTTTCTGTACCGGCGAGATCCATCAAACCGATCCAGATTACTGAAGAATGGCTTGAGAAGTTTGGTTTTTCAAGGGCATACAGCTCTGAACAGCGTATCAGATATGAAAGACCGGAACCTTTTATCAAGTATGATATTGATCTGAGTTCTAAAAAAATCGTTGACGGACTGAAGATCTATGGAAACTCAATCAGATGTAAATACATCCACGAGTTCCAGAATATATTTTCATGCCTGTTTGGCAAAGAACCATCCGCAATGAGCTACGGATTAGTAGGCACCGAATCTTAATAATATATTTTCAGTCAAAAACCCCGCATCTTCCAGGTTGCGGGGTTTTTCTTTTTTTTTAGACAAATAAATATGTCCGGTTCTGAACAGATTTTCCTGTTTCTTTAAAGAGTTTTCTTCCGTTACCTTCAGACCGACACATGATTAATACTGTTCAGAGGCTGTTTCAGGCTGGCTTTACAAAGGATGATCTGAATAAAAAATTTCCGCCATGAGTTGCGAAGATTATATTTCGGTTCCTGCTTACCGGAGATCCAGATAATCTTTAATAATTTTCAGCACTCCGAAATTATCATTGGTACATGCTTCAAAGCAGGCCGCTTCTTTTACAGACGGATGCGCGTTTTTCATTGCATAAGAATACCTGGAGTTTTTCAGCATTTCAATATCATTCATATAATCCCCGAAAGCCATTGTCTGCTGCGGGGAAATATCCAGCGCATCCTGCAGCTTTTCCAGTGCATTTCCTTTATTGATATCTTTATTCATAATATCAAGCCAGTGTTTGCCGGAGACTACAATTTCAAGGTTATATTTTTCAAACTCTTTCAGGACAGGGTATACATTTAATTCCGAACCTTCGGGATGATAGATGGCAATTTTAAAAATACGGTCATCAATATCCTGCGTCAGGTCTTCTATTTTTTCATTGATCGTATAAAACTGCGAGATATAGGTGATAAACTCCACGTTATCAGTGTCTACATACGCTTTTTTCTTCCCTGAGAGCACAGCATTGGCACCGGTAATCGTACGGATCTTTCTGATAATTTCGGCAATATAGGTAGGCTCAAGCCGGTCTGCAAAAAGTTCTTTGTTTTTGTAAACCACATAGCCGCCGTTTTCTGCAATGAATGCCATTTCATTTTCTATGTCTCCGAAATATTTGGTAATTCCTGTCATCTGCCTTCCGCTGGCCGGGACGAATAAGATATTCCTTTTTTTAAGTTCTTCATATACAATCGGAAAATCCGGACTTACCTGATGCTTAGAGTTCAGAAAAGTTCCGTCCATATCCGTTACAATCATCCTGATGTCATCCATAAAAATACTTTTCGGTGTTTTTTTTTCAGAACAAATATATTACATATAATTTTAATAATGTGGCATGCTGAATACCTGTTTTGTCCAACGCCGGGTCTCACTTTCATCCATTTGAGGTCAATTTGTTGATTATTTCTTCAATTTATTATTCATGATATAAGCATTGAAATATTTAAATATAAAAAATTAACATCACACTGTCAAATGGTTAAGCCATAAGTATTTTTTACCTGAGCCATGACAAATGTGCTGTGCGTACTGCCAATGGAAGGTACCGCCCCGAGTATATTAAATACAAAATTCTGATATTCTTTCATATCCTGTACATACACTTTAAGCAGAAAATCGAAATCCCCGGAAATACTGTAACATTCTGCAACTTCTTCGATCTTCAGTATTTCCCGTTCAAACTCTATTGCGAGGTAACTGTCATTGCTCTTAAGCTTCAGCTGGCAGTATACGGTAAGACCCAGGTTTAGCTTTTCGGCATCCAGAACGGCAGCATATTTTTTAATATATCCTTCCTGCTCCAGGCGCTTTACCCGCTCAAAAACCGGGGATGCAGAGAGGTTAACTTCTTTGGCAAGCTCTTTTACAGTAAGTTTTGCATCTTTTTGCAGAAGCCTCAGCAGCTGCATGTCTTTATCATCAAGGTGATCCATAGAATAATATTCTTAAGGTATATGTATTATGCTAAAGATACAGAATAAAATACTTCATATATGCTATTTACAAGTTTATTTTGCTTAATTTTTGTGGTACCATATCTTTTTTATCCTTAATAAGTATATTTGATCAACACAAAAGCAAAAAATGACGGTTTTTCAAAGCTGTTAGATAAAAATAAGGGAATATTTTATTTTGAGAATGCTCCTCACGGGGAGCACTCTCTTTTGGTAAATTTCTATCATGAATATTCTTCAGACATATAATTTCAGTAAAATTATTTTTAGGGAAAACAGCTCTGCAATACATGCAGAGCTGTTTATTTACGGCTGATATTCATCGCCTGTTAACTTTATTTCATAAATGATTTCATGCAGATTTTTATGCGTGTCTGCTTTACACTCTTAACGGGGCAGCTCCGGCATATCTGTTTTTTGAGGTTTGGATGACAAAGTCCGCAGGAATGCTTCCAACCGGTAGATTTCCTGGGGAGACAGCTCCAGCATCCGTACCATTCCCGATTTTTCCGAATGCAGCACCGTTCCTTCAAAGACGGTGGAACGCTTCTGCGAATGCTCAGGGTTGCCGTTGCTGTAGAACCGGATTACCTCTGATAAGTCTGCCATGGATCCGTTATGGAAATAAGGGCCTGTGCGCGACACTTCCCGCAGACCCGGAACCCGGAATTTGCCGGCGTCTTCAGTTTTTTTCGTTGTAAGGTACCTTCCGGGATCCTCCCCTTTTTCACCCAGCAGGGCCGTACCTATATTTTCAAACCTGCTATTGGAGAAATAACCTGAATTATGGCAGTTGATACACTGTGCTTTAGTACGGAAAAGATGCAGCCCCATCAGTTCGTCATCGGTATATGCTTCAGATTTTCCGTCGATAAATTCATCAAATTTACTGCGTGCGCTTTTCACCGTTCTTTCAAAAACGGCAATTGCTTTGGAAATCCTGTCTTTATTTACGGTTTTATCACCAAAGGCTTTTTCGAATAATATCTCATAGCCTTTTATTTTTGCAATTTTACCGGCTGCAATATCAATATGCTCCCCCATTTCTTTGATGTCTTCTATCGGCATTTGCGACTGCTCTTCCAGAGACCCGGCGCGTCCGTCCCAAAACAGTTCTCCCGCATACGCTGCATTCAGGATGCTCATGGCATTTCTGGTACCCAACTGACGGTCATGCCCGAAAGAGAACGTCCTGTTATCGCACCATGCCAGCTCCGGGTCATGGCAGGAAGCGCAGGCAATCTGATTGGATTTTGAAAGCCTCGGATCAAAGAAAAGGGTTTTCCCCAGCAATTCTTTTTCTGCTGAGTACGGATTGTCACCGGGAAACCGGATATCCGGCAAATGCCCGATTTCGGAAAAAGAGGGAATGGATTCCGGGTCCAGTACAGGCTTCGGCCACTTTGAAGCATCGCCGGAAGAATACAGCTGCCTCAGCCGGCTGATAAAATCTTTCTGCTGACGTATCTCTTTTTTTACCGAGTTGTTCAGGCAGCTGTTAAACAGCGAAACCATAAGGAATACAACGAAAATCCAGCTTAGAACATTCTTCATGGGCATTCTGAGTTTCAGCAAAAATATGATATTTTTTGATTTCCGCCCATTTTAAAGGCCTCGTAAGAATTATTATTGCAGAATTAATCTGACATGATGTAACAAAACCCGCGTGCCGGCTGTCTTATTGATAAACTTAATTGTAAATGAAAACTATTTTGGTCCCGATTGCTTTATTGGCAGGTGTTATAATTTCCGCACAGGAAAAGCAGGATACAATAAAATCCAAGGAAAAAAGCATAGAAGGCGTAACGGTTACGGTAAGAAAACCGACGGTAGAATCTAAAGTGGACAGAACGGTTTTTAATGTAGCCAACAGCTCCATCCTCGCAGGGAATACCACATGGGATGTAATGAGAATGACACCTCTGGTAAGTATTGATAACAATGATGCCATAAAAGCCGAAGGTGAATCTGTAACGGTATATATCAATGACAGGAAATCTGTATTTACCGGCAAGGAGCTTAAGGAATACCTGAAAACCATCCCGGCCGACAACCTGATGAAGATTGAGGTCATTACCAGTCCGTCCTCACGGTATGAAGCTGCCGGATCTGTTATCAATATCGTTTTAAAGAAACGTGATGATGAAGGAATTAAAGGGAGCGTCACTTTTAACAACAAGCAGAACACAAAAAACTCGCAGTATTCTAATCTTAATATCAATTATCATAAAAAAAGCTTTACCCAGACGCTGATAGGAGGCTACAGCGATAATACCAACGTACAGAGAAATTCAAATACCTATACTTTATATAAAGATAATTCTGTACAGCAGACCACTTCCAGAACCATCGGCAGGTACCGGAGCCCTTCGGTTTCTTCCACATCGGAATTTGAGCTGAACAATAAAAATACCGCCGGTGTTATCCTGGAATATTATCAGAGTAATTCAATAACAGCCTCCGAAGCTGCCGGAATTACGCATAAGAATGTTGAGTTTGACAATTCTTTCGATCAGAACCAGACTTCCAGCGGGCTTAACCGCAACCTGGGAGCCAATATCTTTTATAAATTCTACGATAAAGAGAAAAACAGGATTTTAGACGTTAATACAGGAGTCAATTATTACGGTGAGTCCGGAGATAATTATTTCATTAAAAATATCATCTCGACAAAACCTTCAGTAAGTAAAATCGGGATTCTTTCCGATACCGAAAACCGGAATTATTTCCTTAAAGTAGATTACACCCAGCCCTTGGGAAAATCCGGCGGCACTTTCGAGGTAGGAGGGAAAATGGACTTTAATAACAATGTAATCCCCAATACGCTGTACGGAAATAACCTGGAAGGCCTGAGTACCCATGACATTTTTCATTATGAGGATAATATCAATTCCCTGTACGCGAATTACAGCAGGAAATTTTTTGATAAGCTGGAAACAAGAATCGGGGTCCGCTATGAGCATATTGATTACAGGATCCGCCAGGAAGTTTCGGGAAGGTCAAGGAAAGATGCTTACGGAGCTTTCCTGCCCAATATATTGGTAAAATATTCTTTTTCTGACAAGTATGACCTGAGCCTGACGTATAACAGAAATCTCTGGAGACCCTGGTATGCAGAATTCAACCCGTTTATGACTCCCAATACCGACGGGATTTACAGCCGCGGGAATATAGACCTGGAACCTAACCCAAGCGACAGGCTGTATATGAAGCTCGGAATTCTGAAGAAATATTTTATTTCTGCACGTTATTCATTTACCGATCAGGATTACTGGACGGATTACCTTACAGAAGATGTGGGCAATTATAAAAATGCTACCATTATGCAGGAATCCAACTTCAGCGGGAAAGTGCATAAATACTACGTGTTTGCCAATACCAACCAGACTTTCTTCAAAAATAAATTTACCGTAAACCTAGGTTTGGGATGGTACTATATTGACAACAGCGACTTTAACCTTAAAAACAACCTTAAAAACAACAACTATATCAATTATTTAAGTGCTTCTGCCAATTTATCATATACCAACCTATTTAACAAAAACATCAACCTGAGTGCATGGCTGGAAGTATCTAATCAGAACAACGGAAATTCCACGACAAATAAACCGAATATTTTCCACAATATTTCGGCCACCAAGATATTTCCTAAAACACAGATGGAAGTCAGCCTGCAGCTGATGAATATTTTCCAGAGGCCGAATTATGATGCGACTACCTACAGCCAGGGCGGTTATGTAAGGAGTATTTCAAAATGGGACTGGTACGGGGCTTCCATTTCATTTGTGAAACGTTTCGGGAACCAGAAAGTAAAGGAGAATACAAAAACAGATGTTGAGAAAAATGGCGGTGGCGGGAAATAAGCTGTTTTTCCCCAAGTAGTTTTGTTAATTGGAACACATATTGGAACAATTTCGGTTTTTACTGCAAAACAGGCATTAATATTGTGAATTATTACATTTTGGCACGGATATTATATATAGTATTAGGTAAATACCCAATGATGAATGCCCACGCAAAAATAAAAGAACTCATCCGTAAATATTTAACCAGATGCATCAAACTGCAGTTCAATATGGATGTCGATTTAAATAACGAATATACGCTGACAGAAAATATCGTATCGAAAAAGACAATTATTGCCCGTACTTTTTCAGATAACATCCTGTCTAAACCGAGCCTTAAACTATTTCTGACTTCATTGATTACAGAAATCAACAATGAACGATGCAGCTTAGAGTTTATGACTGTTAAAATGAAATCTATGCCGAAATCGGCTTAATAATAAACAATAACAATACAGCAAATCCCCGATATCATCATATCGGGGATTTTATTTAAACATATTTTGCCACCTTCTCCTCCAGATCATCCAGATTGAAAGGCTTTGCCACATAGTCATCTGCCTGGGCCTCTCTGGCCAGCGCCACAATATCATTGTTGGCCGTTACATAGATCACCGGTATCGTTTTAAATTCTTCATGGCTTTTCAGAAGCCTGGTAGCTTCCACTCCGCCGATCCTGGGGATCCAGTTATCCATCAGGATAACATCCGGGCGGTACCGGGCCACTCTTTCCAGGATGTCATGGGAAGTCTCCGAAATTTCTACCTGAAAGCCGTTCTCTTCGAAAATAATCGTAATTACTTCAAGAATAGTTGCATCATCATCAAAAATCAGGATTTTCTTTTTGTTCATATTATTAATTAATTAGAATTTTAGTTTACTTTAATTTTATCTGTACTAAAGGCCGTTAATATAGTCGGCCAGGCTGCCGGGAGCAATAATCAGGTCATAATTCACTTCTTCCACAGCATGCCTTGGCATATAATCTACCTCAGCAGTTTCAGGATCCTGGATCCATACTGTGCCGTTATTTTTTTTGATATAGGACAAGCCCTTTACACCGTCTGCATTGGCACCGGAAAGCAATACGCCGATCAGCGTTTCACCGTACATTTCCGCTGCCGACCTGAAGGTTACATCAATGGAGGGACGGGAATAGTTCATCTTTTCAGAACTGTCCAGCGACATCATTTTCTTATCTTCAAAGAGCAGGTGGTAATCTGCCGGGGTAATGTATATTTTATTGGTTTCAATCTCCGTTTTATCGTCTATTTCCACAACCTCCAAAGGTGAAAGCTGCTGCAGCAATGCCTGCAGTATGTTATTTGAATGCGCTTTACGATGCAATACCAGCAAAACAGGAACAGCAATGCGGTCATTGAGTTTTTTAATCATTTCCAAAATGACCTGCAGGCTTCCGGCGGAACCTCCGATCACTACCAATTCTGCTTTCATACTTTCTCTTTTAGACGGTGATAATGATGCCATTAATTATGATCGAGCTTTTTCCAGATTCTCTGGTCATCCACCTGATGGTAATTTTTATCTAATTTAGAAAATCTCAAGGTTTCTTTTGCACCCAACGCCAAAAAACCTAGATTTTCCAGGCTGCTGTCAAATAACCGGAACACCCGTTCCTGCAATCCCCTGTCAAAATAAATCAGCACATTCCTGCAGATAATCAGTTGGAAGCTGTTGAAAGAGCTGTCCGAAACCAGATTATGGGTTGACAGGATAAGCTTTTGCTGCAGGCTTTTATCAAAGCGCACACTGTCATAGTTCGCAGTGTAATAATCTGAAAAATCTTTTGTCCCGCCTGACAGCATGTAATTTTCTGAATACAGCTTCATCTGCTGCAACGGGAAAATTCCGGCTCTTGCTTTTTCCAGGACAGATGGATTGAGGTCAGTTCCGTAAATCAGTGATTTGTGGTAAAGGTTCGCCTCTTTCAGCAAAATGGCTATGGAATAGGCCTCCTCTCCTGTAGAGCAGCCTGCCACCCAGATCCGGATCAGCGGATAGGTGCCCAGCTGCGGGAGTATTTTTTCCCTTAATGTTTTGAAAAAAGAAGGGTCCCTGAACATTTCCGTGACGTTCACCGTAATTTCCTCAATAAAACGCTTCAGATATTCCGGGTCGTTCAGCACGGTATACCGCAATTCTGCAAAGCTTGTAAAACGGTCCAGCAGACAGATGCGGTTGATCCTCCGTTTGAAAGACGCACGGCTGTATTCGGAAAAATCATATCCGTACCTATCGTATACCTCTTTGATAAGAGATTCCACTTCTTCGTCTTTTACTATATTCGGTTCCAGCATTTAGAACAGTTTTTCAATCGCATTCATGAGCTGATCCACATTTATCGGCTTGGATACATATTCCTGTGCACCGGCATCAATGCATTTCTGTCGGTCTTCAGGCATGGCCTGTGCGGTAACGGCAATTACCGGCACCCCGCTTATAGAAGGCGTGCTTCTAATAATTTTTATCGCTTCATAGCCATCCATTTCAGGCATCATCATGTCCATTAGCACAGCAGTGAACCCAGGGTCTTTTTTCAGGATATCAATTGCTTCCTGAGCCATGGTACAGCTTTCTGTCTGGTATCCCCTGGATTTCAGTGTCAGCTTCAGGGCAAATATATTACGCGGATCATCATCCACAATTAAAATCTTCTTATTCATCAGGATCTTTACTGTTTAACTTTCATATAACCAGACTCTGAGCAGGGACAGCAGCTGGTCTATATCCACCGGTTTGGAAATATAATCCGACGCACCTGCCGTAATGCATTTTTCACGCTCCCCGATCATGGATTTTGCGGTAATGGCAATAATCGGAAGCCTTGTGAACTTAGGCATTTTTCTCAGCTGGCGGATGGTTTCATAGCCATCCATTTCAGGCATCATCATATCCATCAGCACCACGTCCACATCAGGATGTTCCTTAATCTGCTCTAAGGCATGTTTGCCGTCCATGGCAACCACTACCTCTACTTTATATTTCTCCAGGGCTTTTGTAAGAGAAAAGATATTGCGGACATCATCATCCGTAATCAGTATTTTCTTACCGCTCAGGACTTCGGTGAGGGAGCCCAGTGTCTTGCTCCTTACCGTTTCCACAGAGCTGTTTTTCTCTTCCACCAGGTGCAGGAACAGCCCCACCTCATCCAGGATTCTCTGGTAAGAATGCGCTGTTTTTACAACGATAGAATCGGCATACTGCCTTATTTTCAGTTCTTCGGATGTAGAGAGGTTGTGTTCCGTAAAGATAATGATTGGCAGGTTTTCCAGTCCGTCATAGCTTTTAATGGATTCAATAATCTCGTATTCGTCGCCTTTGGAAGCCCCGATATCTAGAATAACGCAATCTACATGATCCTGGGTAAGTGCTCTTACGCTGTCTTCCACATTGTTCTGAACAGACAAAGAGATATTAAAGTTGCCCAGGAAATAAGACAGGGCGCTTGCATGCTTAGCGTTTTCTTCCACAATCAATACTTTCT
The sequence above is a segment of the Chryseobacterium sp. JJR-5R genome. Coding sequences within it:
- a CDS encoding Cof-type HAD-IIB family hydrolase translates to MDDIRMIVTDMDGTFLNSKHQVSPDFPIVYEELKKRNILFVPASGRQMTGITKYFGDIENEMAFIAENGGYVVYKNKELFADRLEPTYIAEIIRKIRTITGANAVLSGKKKAYVDTDNVEFITYISQFYTINEKIEDLTQDIDDRIFKIAIYHPEGSELNVYPVLKEFEKYNLEIVVSGKHWLDIMNKDINKGNALEKLQDALDISPQQTMAFGDYMNDIEMLKNSRYSYAMKNAHPSVKEAACFEACTNDNFGVLKIIKDYLDLR
- a CDS encoding Lrp/AsnC family transcriptional regulator, yielding MDHLDDKDMQLLRLLQKDAKLTVKELAKEVNLSASPVFERVKRLEQEGYIKKYAAVLDAEKLNLGLTVYCQLKLKSNDSYLAIEFEREILKIEEVAECYSISGDFDFLLKVYVQDMKEYQNFVFNILGAVPSIGSTHSTFVMAQVKNTYGLTI
- a CDS encoding cytochrome-c peroxidase; amino-acid sequence: MKNVLSWIFVVFLMVSLFNSCLNNSVKKEIRQQKDFISRLRQLYSSGDASKWPKPVLDPESIPSFSEIGHLPDIRFPGDNPYSAEKELLGKTLFFDPRLSKSNQIACASCHDPELAWCDNRTFSFGHDRQLGTRNAMSILNAAYAGELFWDGRAGSLEEQSQMPIEDIKEMGEHIDIAAGKIAKIKGYEILFEKAFGDKTVNKDRISKAIAVFERTVKSARSKFDEFIDGKSEAYTDDELMGLHLFRTKAQCINCHNSGYFSNSRFENIGTALLGEKGEDPGRYLTTKKTEDAGKFRVPGLREVSRTGPYFHNGSMADLSEVIRFYSNGNPEHSQKRSTVFEGTVLHSEKSGMVRMLELSPQEIYRLEAFLRTLSSKPQKTDMPELPR
- a CDS encoding outer membrane beta-barrel protein, which gives rise to MKTILVPIALLAGVIISAQEKQDTIKSKEKSIEGVTVTVRKPTVESKVDRTVFNVANSSILAGNTTWDVMRMTPLVSIDNNDAIKAEGESVTVYINDRKSVFTGKELKEYLKTIPADNLMKIEVITSPSSRYEAAGSVINIVLKKRDDEGIKGSVTFNNKQNTKNSQYSNLNINYHKKSFTQTLIGGYSDNTNVQRNSNTYTLYKDNSVQQTTSRTIGRYRSPSVSSTSEFELNNKNTAGVILEYYQSNSITASEAAGITHKNVEFDNSFDQNQTSSGLNRNLGANIFYKFYDKEKNRILDVNTGVNYYGESGDNYFIKNIISTKPSVSKIGILSDTENRNYFLKVDYTQPLGKSGGTFEVGGKMDFNNNVIPNTLYGNNLEGLSTHDIFHYEDNINSLYANYSRKFFDKLETRIGVRYEHIDYRIRQEVSGRSRKDAYGAFLPNILVKYSFSDKYDLSLTYNRNLWRPWYAEFNPFMTPNTDGIYSRGNIDLEPNPSDRLYMKLGILKKYFISARYSFTDQDYWTDYLTEDVGNYKNATIMQESNFSGKVHKYYVFANTNQTFFKNKFTVNLGLGWYYIDNSDFNLKNNLKNNNYINYLSASANLSYTNLFNKNINLSAWLEVSNQNNGNSTTNKPNIFHNISATKIFPKTQMEVSLQLMNIFQRPNYDATTYSQGGYVRSISKWDWYGASISFVKRFGNQKVKENTKTDVEKNGGGGK
- a CDS encoding response regulator, which gives rise to MNKKKILIFDDDATILEVITIIFEENGFQVEISETSHDILERVARYRPDVILMDNWIPRIGGVEATRLLKSHEEFKTIPVIYVTANNDIVALAREAQADDYVAKPFNLDDLEEKVAKYV
- a CDS encoding chemotaxis protein CheB, with protein sequence MKAELVVIGGSAGSLQVILEMIKKLNDRIAVPVLLVLHRKAHSNNILQALLQQLSPLEVVEIDDKTEIETNKIYITPADYHLLFEDKKMMSLDSSEKMNYSRPSIDVTFRSAAEMYGETLIGVLLSGANADGVKGLSYIKKNNGTVWIQDPETAEVDYMPRHAVEEVNYDLIIAPGSLADYINGL
- a CDS encoding protein-glutamate O-methyltransferase CheR → MLEPNIVKDEEVESLIKEVYDRYGYDFSEYSRASFKRRINRICLLDRFTSFAELRYTVLNDPEYLKRFIEEITVNVTEMFRDPSFFKTLREKILPQLGTYPLIRIWVAGCSTGEEAYSIAILLKEANLYHKSLIYGTDLNPSVLEKARAGIFPLQQMKLYSENYMLSGGTKDFSDYYTANYDSVRFDKSLQQKLILSTHNLVSDSSFNSFQLIICRNVLIYFDRGLQERVFRLFDSSLENLGFLALGAKETLRFSKLDKNYHQVDDQRIWKKLDHN
- a CDS encoding response regulator, with amino-acid sequence MNKKILIVDDDPRNIFALKLTLKSRGYQTESCTMAQEAIDILKKDPGFTAVLMDMMMPEMDGYEAIKIIRSTPSISGVPVIAVTAQAMPEDRQKCIDAGAQEYVSKPINVDQLMNAIEKLF